ATCGCGTAGTAGGCGGCCACTGAATCGAGCCGGCCTTCTTTCTTGTACTTCTTCAGTAGTCTCTCAGGCGGATTATGGGGAGCATGCGGCAGAAAAGGGGCATACCAGAGAAAGAATGGCTTTTCGGCAGCGGTTGCTGTGTCGAGGAATTCGTAGATCGGCTCCATACCTTCCCTGCCGATCTTGAGTCCATCATCCCCGTGACGCCCGCCTCGCTCTGGAAAGCCGCGGGTCATGCCATGGGTGAATCCGCCCCGCTTGTAGTTGCCTTCCCACCACTTGCCACATTGAAAACTTAGGTACCCTTGCTCCGCCAGCACCTTAGGTAACACAGGGTGCTTGTCGATGTTCGAGATCAACATCTCGCGTGGATGGACCTTCGTTCGTTGCTGATGCGCACGGTTCGCTGCCGTGTCGGCCGGATCGTTGCCCGTGACGCCGTGTTGATGGGCGTAGAGCCCGGTCACCAGAGTCATTAAAGAGGGTCGGCAGAGGGCCGTTGGCACGTAGCCGCGTCGAAACGTTACGCTTTCACGCGCTAGCTGATCGAGGTGCGGGGTCTCGATGGCTTCGTGCCCCATAAAGCCATAGTCCGTCCACGCCTGATCGTCGGACAGAATGAGCACAACATTGGGCGGTGGATCGCTCTCCTGAGTGACCTTTGGTGTCTCGTTCGATTCCTGGTTACGCTCGCCGCGTAATTCCTTGATGCGAATATTCCTCCAGAGGACAGTGCCTTTAGCACCCTTATGGATTTGCAGCCCAAAGAAGCCCTTGGGGTAATCCCCTTTGTCAACCCAGTGAGCTGCCGGCACTCCGTTGATCCAGGTCTTGACCACGTTGCCTTTCGCAGAAATGGTGATCCGGTTCCAGCCGTCCTTCTTTTGTGCCGCACGAGCCTTCTTATGTTCCTTCAGCCACAACGGATAGAAGTAACCGCCGCAACTTTGGCCATAGATCCCACCTGACCAGTCTCGGTCCTTGGAGAACTCTTCCATCTCCGCCTGAGGACCATAGACGATCTCCTGATTCTTTTTGTCTTGCTTCGATCGGGCGCGAAACATCACGCCGCTGTTCCCTTCAACCTCCCACTTCATATCACAGGTGAAAATGAAGTCCGTGAAGTCGGCGCGTTCGGTGCATAGATAGGTGCTTTCCGAGCCCCGAACACAGGTGCCGACAAGCAGTCCGTCCCGGACTTCAAACTTGCACTTCCCGCCTCGTGGCGTCCAGCCGTCGAGTGTCTTACCGTCGAATAGTGTAGCGAACCCGTCAGACAGTGCCGGTTCGGCATCGGTATTGAGCAGCATATCCTCCGGCTTGGGGGCATTGGGCTGTTTACTGTAGCGCGGATACCACTGTTGTTGCTGTGGGTCGAATTCCCCGGCTTGGAGGGGACCGCTCAAGCAGCAGCCGAGTAGGAACAAAAGCGTTGAGCTCAGAAGTCGTTTCATTATTATCGTTCTTCCGTCAATTGGGTCATTTTGTTTGGCGAACATGGTTGGGAATCGCATCGCTCAGTTTTTCTATCACATCGCGGTGGCGCTCATCATCGGCAAGATTTCGCCATTCCTGCGGATCACTTCGGTGATCGTACAGTTCGCTGGAACCATCCGAATACTCAATAAGCCTCCAGTGCCTACTGCGGACGGAGTAGATTCCTTTCTTCACGGTCGATAGGACTACGCGATTGGTCTTCGCTTGGGGACGTTTTAACTGGGGAAGCAGGGATTCGCCATCTAGTTCGGACTTAGCCGGAAGGCTACACATTTCAATCAAAGTTGGATAAAGATCGATCAGTCCCACGGGCTCATCACAACGACTTCCCGTTTTGCAGCCATCGCTTTTCGACTTGGCGGATATGATCATCAGAGGAACTCGCGTCGAGCGTTCCCAGCCGGTCGTTTTGCCCCAGTGCTCTTTCTCCCCAAGATGCCAGCCGTGGTCGCTCCAGAGAATCACAATGGTGTTCTCTGCATGCGGTCCCTCATCGAGCGCCTTCAGCAAACGGCCAACTTGCTCGTCAACAAACGTAACACAAGCCAAGTAGGCAGCGACAGCATTCCTCCACTGGTCGTGTTGAAGTACGCTCTTGTGCAACCCGGCCGTTTGAATGGAGTGAGATAACTCAATCGCTTCGGAGCCTAAGTCGTTTAGATCGTCGGAAGGCACCTCGGGGACGACCGTGGACTCAGCGGGGTAAAGATCGAAGTACTTTTGCGGCGCGTACAAGGGAATGTGCGGTCGGTAAAACCCCACCGCCAGAAAGAATGGCGCATCCGAGGTTGGGTCTTCAACTAAACGCTCCGCCGCCCAACGGGCGACCTTGCCGTCACCCATTTCGTCACTGGAAACGGGAACAGCCCCCCAGTCAAACGAGCTGAACCGACCGGGCTGGAGTTGCTGCCGATCGTTCGGCATCTCGTTCAGAGGACGCAGGGGAAAGCGAGGCATTTCAACATTATCTTGCGGATACTTGTCCGCGTATGGGCTCCAGCGTTGCTCCGTGAAGAAAGACTCGTCGTACAAATCTTTGAATTTACGATGCATTAACTTCCCGGTGCCCAGAGTCCGATACCCGTGATTCTTAAAATACTGTGGCAAAAGTACTAAATCAGGCTTCAGCTTGCGAATCTGCTGTTGATTGTTGAACACGCCCGAGTGGAATGGCTGCATTCCAGAAAAAATCGCCGCTCTCGAAGGTCCGCAAAGCGGCGCGGCACAGTGAGCGTTGGAGAAGACTACCCCCCGCTTCGCCAAACGATCCATATTTGGAGTTTGGACTTGAGGGTGGCCATCAAGGAACCCGACCCAATCATTCAAGTCGTCAACGGCGATGAACAGAACATTAGGACGAGCGCATGCCGAAGTGAACCAAGTGAAAGTGAGTGCGCAGAAGAGCAACAAGAGAGTGCAAGCGACTCGAGATTCTCTCCACAACTTCATAATTTGATTCCGCAAGTCGGCAGCGATTCTAGGGAAAGCCTGCCAATAACACGTTCCGAATCGAGTATTCTGGACAGCAACTGTAGCGCCTGTAACTAGCTCAGCTCATGCTATCCGCAATGATTCTTGCATAATTGCTGTCCGTTGACGTTACCTCATTTTCTCGAAAAGAACCGTGAATTCTTTGAGGATAGTTTGTCCATTAGTCCTCGGTAGTGTCGTATTCTCGGGGGTATTCTTGTTCGTCGGTCAGGTTGCCCCTCTTTTTCCCTAGTCGGTCCCGCCCCTGAGGCCCGTAGAGCAGCTGAAGTCAGAGACAAGTCAATCTATGAAGAAGATTCCCTTTGCAAGCCTTCTTTCTGTCTTGCTGGCAGTATCAAGACTAACGCATCCTCAATGCCACGCTGAGCCGACTGAACCTCTCAGCCAACGCCCAAACATTCTGTTCCTCTTCACAGACGACCAGCCGGCGAATTGCACGGGCTACTCGGGCAACCAAGCGATTCAGACTCCTAACTTAGATACGCTTGCGCGTCGCGGGACGGTGTTCAACAACGCTTTCGTGACGACTGCGATTTGTTGCAGCAATCGCGCATGCCTGATGACAGGTCAGCCAATGCATCGTCATGGCATCAAAGATTTTCGCGCGCCGCTCTCGAAGGAGGCGTTTGCCAATACCTATCCAGCACTACTGCGAAGAGCCGGCTATCGAACTGGCTACCTAGGAAAATACGCCATCGGAAATCCCAACATGCATCCCGAGGAGGCCTTACCAAAGTCTGAGTTCGACACCTGGTATGGATTTCCGCAGAGTATTTCATTCAAGCAATCGGTCAACGGCGAACCCCGATACCTCACAAGCGTGATGACCGAGAAGGCGATTGATTTCTTTGAGGAGGAAGACGACAGACCGTTCTGCCTAACGGTCGCCTTCAAGGAGCCTCATGGCCCGTTCAGTTATTTCGATCCAAACGTTGAGGACCCCTACGAGAATGTGGAGCTACCACCATCGCCAACATTCACGAGAGAGGATTTCCAAAAACAACCTCCATTCATTCGCAATTCGCTAAACGCATCAAGCAGTAGCGAGTTCCTTGCGAACCGAGATCGCCATCAGCAGTATTTGCGCACGTTTTACCGGACCGTTACCCGTGCCGATCAAGCCGTGGGAGAAATCCTTGCCGCGCTCAAGCGTTTAGGATTAGACAAAAACACTGTGGTCATCTTCTCTTCCGACCACGGGGACCACCTGGGCGATCATGGGTTGACTGGCAAGTGGCTGATGTACGAGAGCAGCATTCGCGTACCTCTGATTATCTACGACCCTCGTCCCAA
The genomic region above belongs to Lacipirellulaceae bacterium and contains:
- a CDS encoding sulfatase gives rise to the protein MKKIPFASLLSVLLAVSRLTHPQCHAEPTEPLSQRPNILFLFTDDQPANCTGYSGNQAIQTPNLDTLARRGTVFNNAFVTTAICCSNRACLMTGQPMHRHGIKDFRAPLSKEAFANTYPALLRRAGYRTGYLGKYAIGNPNMHPEEALPKSEFDTWYGFPQSISFKQSVNGEPRYLTSVMTEKAIDFFEEEDDRPFCLTVAFKEPHGPFSYFDPNVEDPYENVELPPSPTFTREDFQKQPPFIRNSLNASSSSEFLANRDRHQQYLRTFYRTVTRADQAVGEILAALKRLGLDKNTVVIFSSDHGDHLGDHGLTGKWLMYESSIRVPLIIYDPRPKQQSSAQRDELVLSLDIPATIISLAGLTVPETMEGRSLLPLLHGKKPEWRSHFYYEHTYTPEDKKRLPIPRTEGIRTERWKYVRYPEQSPVFEQLFDLDADPLEQHNLIASKQWQEMADRLRRLCDAEAPRP
- a CDS encoding sulfatase-like hydrolase/transferase; translated protein: MKRLLSSTLLFLLGCCLSGPLQAGEFDPQQQQWYPRYSKQPNAPKPEDMLLNTDAEPALSDGFATLFDGKTLDGWTPRGGKCKFEVRDGLLVGTCVRGSESTYLCTERADFTDFIFTCDMKWEVEGNSGVMFRARSKQDKKNQEIVYGPQAEMEEFSKDRDWSGGIYGQSCGGYFYPLWLKEHKKARAAQKKDGWNRITISAKGNVVKTWINGVPAAHWVDKGDYPKGFFGLQIHKGAKGTVLWRNIRIKELRGERNQESNETPKVTQESDPPPNVVLILSDDQAWTDYGFMGHEAIETPHLDQLARESVTFRRGYVPTALCRPSLMTLVTGLYAHQHGVTGNDPADTAANRAHQQRTKVHPREMLISNIDKHPVLPKVLAEQGYLSFQCGKWWEGNYKRGGFTHGMTRGFPERGGRHGDDGLKIGREGMEPIYEFLDTATAAEKPFFLWYAPFLPHAPHNPPERLLKKYKKEGRLDSVAAYYAMCQWFDETCGQLLTRLEERGLAENTLVIYVTDNGWIQGPTLNRYAARSKQSPYEGGVRTPIMFRWPQQFQPADREELCSSIDIVPTILAAVGVEIPESMPGMNLLPHLESGQAIERDVIYGETFSHDVADLENPEASLLHRWVIRGHDKLLLTYDGQNGRRKFPAKSGEPQLFDLQADPTEQENLATKHPAKVTKLRGLLDDWYQVRERTVDAVSKENSTAKKSALKTRLSR
- a CDS encoding sulfatase; this translates as MKLWRESRVACTLLLLFCALTFTWFTSACARPNVLFIAVDDLNDWVGFLDGHPQVQTPNMDRLAKRGVVFSNAHCAAPLCGPSRAAIFSGMQPFHSGVFNNQQQIRKLKPDLVLLPQYFKNHGYRTLGTGKLMHRKFKDLYDESFFTEQRWSPYADKYPQDNVEMPRFPLRPLNEMPNDRQQLQPGRFSSFDWGAVPVSSDEMGDGKVARWAAERLVEDPTSDAPFFLAVGFYRPHIPLYAPQKYFDLYPAESTVVPEVPSDDLNDLGSEAIELSHSIQTAGLHKSVLQHDQWRNAVAAYLACVTFVDEQVGRLLKALDEGPHAENTIVILWSDHGWHLGEKEHWGKTTGWERSTRVPLMIISAKSKSDGCKTGSRCDEPVGLIDLYPTLIEMCSLPAKSELDGESLLPQLKRPQAKTNRVVLSTVKKGIYSVRSRHWRLIEYSDGSSELYDHRSDPQEWRNLADDERHRDVIEKLSDAIPNHVRQTK